One window of Sphingomonas sp. KC8 genomic DNA carries:
- a CDS encoding glycosyltransferase family 4 protein, with protein sequence MAGRLLVLQDSPGFGGHEIMFLKLLPAVLDDAGFDEVVVRMPVANRALQDHLAGLRSPRLRIAPWKFAKRAGEPYFAGLRRGYRAAVRETMAQERPRATLLLQGRIENLAVPMLALPASQPVISYIPMAHSMKDMGRNAMVGDHVRRRLYRRPDRFIVPSHAVARQLVQAGARAQIVVVDNVVDRKHGDGAHIRQSLNLPPDRKVALFLGRFDNHQKGLDLLAAAIRRSAARLRDWTFLFAGDGPGKAAIATLANAIDARTLPWSDRSQDYLAASNVMLMPSRFEGVPLVMLEAMAQGLPILASDLDVFREYLPDANRACFRTVDLAARLDMLADPDRAADFGYQARARVADMQLERSRDRFVRALAEVHTL encoded by the coding sequence ATGGCCGGTCGTCTCCTGGTCCTGCAAGACAGCCCCGGCTTCGGTGGACATGAAATCATGTTCCTGAAGCTGCTTCCCGCCGTGCTGGACGATGCCGGGTTCGACGAGGTCGTCGTTCGCATGCCGGTCGCCAATCGGGCATTGCAGGATCATCTGGCCGGCTTGCGATCGCCGCGACTGCGTATCGCACCGTGGAAGTTCGCCAAGCGCGCGGGCGAACCCTATTTCGCGGGCCTGCGGCGCGGCTATCGCGCAGCGGTGCGCGAAACGATGGCGCAGGAACGCCCGCGCGCCACGCTGCTTTTGCAAGGGCGGATCGAAAATCTGGCGGTTCCCATGCTGGCGCTGCCGGCCAGCCAGCCGGTGATCAGCTACATCCCGATGGCCCATTCCATGAAAGACATGGGCCGCAACGCCATGGTGGGCGATCATGTCCGTCGCCGGCTCTATCGGCGGCCTGATCGTTTCATCGTTCCATCACACGCGGTGGCCCGGCAGTTGGTGCAGGCCGGCGCACGCGCGCAGATCGTGGTCGTCGATAATGTGGTGGACAGGAAGCACGGCGATGGCGCCCATATCCGCCAGTCATTGAACCTGCCGCCCGATCGCAAGGTCGCATTGTTCCTGGGTCGGTTCGACAATCACCAGAAAGGGCTGGATCTGCTGGCCGCCGCGATCCGCCGCAGCGCGGCAAGGTTGCGCGACTGGACGTTTCTGTTCGCTGGCGATGGGCCGGGTAAAGCCGCTATCGCAACGCTTGCCAACGCGATCGACGCGCGCACGCTCCCCTGGAGCGACCGATCACAGGATTATCTCGCGGCGAGCAACGTCATGCTGATGCCTTCACGGTTTGAAGGCGTGCCGCTGGTTATGCTGGAGGCGATGGCCCAGGGGCTGCCGATCCTGGCGTCGGATCTCGACGTTTTTCGCGAATATCTGCCCGATGCGAACCGGGCCTGTTTCAGGACCGTGGACCTTGCGGCACGGCTCGACATGCTTGCCGATCCGGATCGCGCAGCAGATTTTGGGTATCAGGCCCGCGCACGCGTCGCCGACATGCAGCTTGAACGATCCCGCGATCGGTTCGTCCGCGCATTGGCGGAGGTTCACACTCTATGA
- a CDS encoding polysaccharide biosynthesis/export family protein, which produces MMRLLIAILSVMASAMLSLPGHAQADAAPPSAPNSYRLGIDDKLRVVVYGETQLTGEYVIGSEGTVALPLIGAVKAAGLTVAEFQGAITQAYGTSYIADPKISVDIVAYRPFYILGEVNKAGQYPYRIGMSVLRAVATAEGFSYRANKKKVAIQGADGVERIVPLTPQTPVQPGDTIRILERYF; this is translated from the coding sequence ATGATGCGGCTTTTGATCGCCATATTGTCCGTCATGGCAAGCGCGATGCTGAGCCTGCCGGGTCATGCGCAGGCGGATGCCGCGCCGCCTTCTGCGCCCAACAGTTATCGGCTGGGGATCGACGATAAGCTGCGTGTCGTCGTCTATGGCGAAACCCAGCTCACCGGCGAATATGTCATCGGCAGCGAGGGTACCGTTGCGCTTCCGCTGATCGGCGCGGTGAAGGCCGCCGGGCTTACCGTTGCCGAGTTTCAGGGCGCGATCACGCAAGCCTATGGAACCAGCTACATCGCGGATCCGAAAATCAGCGTCGATATCGTGGCCTACCGTCCTTTCTATATCCTCGGCGAGGTTAACAAGGCTGGCCAATATCCCTACCGGATCGGCATGTCGGTCTTGCGCGCGGTCGCCACTGCGGAGGGCTTCTCCTATCGCGCAAACAAAAAGAAAGTGGCGATCCAGGGGGCCGATGGCGTGGAACGCATCGTCCCCCTGACACCGCAGACGCCGGTTCAGCCCGGTGACACCATTCGCATCCTCGAGCGCTATTTCTGA
- a CDS encoding glycosyltransferase family 2 protein — protein sequence MSEDIGHAAAVIIPTYNEARHIGSLLRQVLRQGSDVVDQVLVADGRSEDDTRAIVAAIAATDRRVILIDNPDRIQSAGINRAFAAADPACHILVRMDAHAGYPDDFVPRVAETLRTRKAGSVVVRLRTIGCTALERAIAAASNSRLGTGGAAHRIGRASGPVDHGHHAAFRRSAFLNAGGYDPSFVANEDGELDYRLAQQGNLIWFDADIAIDYYPRSSLRGLARQYYRYGVGRAQNYLKHRSGLRFRQMIPPALVCMLTVSAIIAIFNPIFLAFPFIYIGLCAILSIKLSCDHKYSGILLALPASIIMHTAWGFGFLSRITSSFFDRNISDPVLGESR from the coding sequence ATGAGCGAGGATATCGGTCACGCCGCGGCGGTCATAATTCCCACGTATAACGAAGCCAGGCACATTGGCAGCCTGCTCCGGCAGGTACTGCGACAAGGCAGTGACGTCGTCGACCAGGTCCTGGTTGCGGATGGCCGCAGCGAGGATGACACGCGCGCGATTGTGGCCGCCATCGCGGCGACAGACCGCCGCGTCATACTGATCGACAACCCCGACCGTATACAATCGGCCGGGATCAATCGGGCCTTCGCGGCCGCTGATCCCGCCTGCCACATTCTGGTGAGAATGGATGCGCACGCCGGCTATCCCGACGATTTCGTGCCCCGCGTGGCAGAGACGCTTCGCACCCGCAAGGCCGGCAGCGTCGTCGTCCGATTGCGCACGATCGGGTGCACGGCGCTGGAGCGCGCAATTGCAGCAGCATCCAACAGCCGTTTGGGCACGGGGGGCGCCGCACATCGCATCGGACGCGCATCCGGTCCGGTCGACCATGGCCATCACGCCGCCTTCCGACGCAGCGCATTCCTGAATGCCGGCGGCTACGATCCCAGCTTCGTCGCGAACGAGGATGGCGAACTGGATTACCGGCTTGCCCAGCAAGGCAACCTGATCTGGTTCGATGCCGATATTGCGATAGATTATTACCCGAGGTCATCGCTACGTGGGCTGGCCCGCCAATATTATCGCTACGGTGTCGGCCGTGCCCAGAATTATCTGAAACATCGATCTGGCTTGCGATTCCGGCAGATGATTCCGCCCGCACTCGTGTGCATGCTGACAGTTTCGGCCATCATTGCGATATTCAATCCGATTTTTCTCGCATTTCCATTCATTTATATAGGATTATGCGCAATTTTATCTATTAAATTATCATGCGATCATAAATATTCAGGAATATTATTGGCATTACCTGCCTCCATCATCATGCATACAGCATGGGGATTTGGCTTCCTATCAAGAATAACTTCAAGTTTTTTTGATAGAAATATTTCTGATCCGGTATTGGGAGAAAGTCGATGA